A part of Bacillus thuringiensis genomic DNA contains:
- a CDS encoding anti-sigma factor — MIEFVNPFVIFQIAGITMLLAFIALLVCVASWVYTDAKMRGISRWWSVIASVLPFFIGVLLYMIRRSNKKIEGEHEMKDMKKQKTTLVVIFASAMFVLLSGFAFVQTLDDMWRAGDIYLESEKQGERSYEAKFSSWDIAGKDIELEYAKDTEVTFSYETDAKRGNLCFSLYERQGESSEELKEICESKKGTFTVTLKANEKYIFNISGLMVKDGFVKVNWGEK; from the coding sequence ATGATAGAGTTCGTTAATCCATTTGTAATATTTCAAATAGCTGGGATTACAATGCTTTTGGCTTTTATAGCACTTTTAGTATGTGTAGCATCATGGGTGTATACAGATGCGAAAATGCGTGGAATAAGTAGGTGGTGGAGTGTTATAGCGAGTGTCTTGCCATTTTTTATTGGAGTTTTGTTATATATGATACGAAGAAGTAACAAGAAAATAGAAGGAGAACATGAGATGAAGGATATGAAAAAACAAAAAACAACATTAGTTGTCATATTTGCAAGTGCAATGTTTGTATTACTTAGCGGCTTTGCTTTCGTTCAAACGTTAGATGATATGTGGAGAGCTGGAGATATATATTTAGAAAGTGAGAAGCAAGGAGAGAGAAGTTACGAAGCAAAATTCTCATCATGGGATATTGCTGGGAAGGATATTGAACTTGAGTATGCAAAAGATACAGAAGTGACATTTTCTTATGAGACAGATGCAAAACGTGGTAACTTATGCTTTAGTTTGTATGAAAGACAAGGGGAAAGTAGTGAAGAGTTAAAAGAAATTTGTGAATCGAAAAAAGGTACTTTTACAGTTACATTGAAAGCAAATGAAAAGTATATATTTAATATAAGTGGTTTAATGGTGAAAGATGGATTTGTAAAAGTAAATTGGGGAGAGAAATAA
- a CDS encoding anti-sigma factor, which yields MKEDKFDQKIKSSLAGEMVPREELINNTKQSVRNARKLEKRWVVFIHAIWMIVLTVIIEQFVSHLDHKISVIITIVIMVHLYIPIYVVIQSFLKKEYKLHDRVR from the coding sequence ATGAAGGAAGATAAGTTTGATCAGAAGATAAAAAGTAGCTTAGCAGGAGAGATGGTTCCTAGAGAAGAGCTAATAAATAATACGAAACAGAGCGTGCGAAATGCTCGGAAATTAGAGAAGAGATGGGTTGTTTTCATCCATGCTATTTGGATGATTGTATTAACAGTTATCATAGAGCAGTTTGTTAGCCATTTGGATCATAAAATATCTGTCATTATAACGATAGTTATTATGGTGCACTTATACATTCCTATATACGTTGTTATACAGTCATTTTTAAAGAAGGAGTATAAATTACATGATAGAGTTCGTTAA
- a CDS encoding RNA polymerase sigma factor — translation MEEKIEELIDIYKQQIYSLCYKLAKTKEDAEDIFQETWIKVFSSRHQLSYVENYKKWITTICVRTFYDFYRKKKRWKDRVLDLFHKEDGGEIDFADEVNISEEFIQKVESEMIWKVIHSLNEKYKTVLVLYYYEQYSYKEMSEILNIPIGTVKYRLNYAKKQMREHLEGFVYEGR, via the coding sequence ATGGAAGAAAAGATAGAAGAATTAATTGATATATATAAGCAGCAAATATATTCCTTATGCTATAAATTAGCGAAAACGAAAGAAGATGCAGAAGATATTTTTCAAGAGACTTGGATAAAAGTTTTTTCCTCTAGGCACCAACTTTCTTATGTGGAGAATTATAAAAAATGGATTACTACAATTTGTGTTCGTACATTTTATGATTTTTATCGTAAGAAGAAAAGATGGAAAGATCGTGTATTGGATTTATTTCATAAAGAAGATGGTGGAGAAATAGATTTCGCAGATGAAGTGAATATATCAGAAGAATTTATTCAAAAAGTGGAATCGGAAATGATATGGAAAGTTATACATTCATTGAATGAAAAATATAAAACCGTGCTCGTACTCTACTATTATGAACAATATTCTTATAAAGAAATGAGTGAAATATTAAATATACCGATTGGTACGGTGAAGTACCGTCTTAATTATGCGAAGAAGCAAATGCGGGAACATTTGGAGGGGTTCGTTTATGAAGGAAGATAA
- the argS gene encoding arginine--tRNA ligase translates to MNSLEQVKGLIKEEIQAAVLKAELATEEQIPNVVLESPKDKTNGDFSTNMAMQLARVAKKAPRMIAEELVANFDKAKASIEKIEIAGPGFINFYMDNGYLTDLIPTIVNAGEAYGETNTGKGEKVQIEFVSANPTGDLHLGHARGAAVGDTLCNVLAKAGYDVSREYYINDAGNQIHNLALSVEARYMQALGLEKEMPEDGYHGADIIGIGKLLAEELGDRYAKADAEESYEFYRSYGLKYELAKLQKDLESFRVKFDVWFSETSLYKNGKIDAALAVLKERDEIFEEGGATWFRSMTYGDDKNRVLIKNDGSYTYLTPDIAYHRDKLERGFDKLINIWGADHHGYIPRMKAAIQALGYDKETLEVEIIQMVQLYQNGEKMKMSKRTGKAVTLRELMEEVGVDAMRYFFAMRSGDSHLDFDMDLAVSKSNENPVYYAQYAHARVCSILRQGEELGLATGGDVNYKLVTSEKEVELLKKLGEFPAVVADAAQKRLPHRITSYAFELAAALHSFYNAEKVLNQDNLELSKARYELMKAVRTTLQNALAIVGVSAPEKM, encoded by the coding sequence ATGAATTCTTTAGAACAAGTAAAAGGATTAATTAAAGAAGAAATTCAAGCTGCTGTATTAAAGGCAGAATTAGCGACAGAAGAACAGATTCCCAACGTTGTATTAGAATCTCCAAAAGATAAAACAAATGGTGACTTCTCTACAAATATGGCAATGCAACTTGCACGCGTTGCGAAAAAAGCACCTCGTATGATTGCAGAAGAATTAGTTGCAAACTTCGATAAAGCAAAAGCTTCTATTGAAAAAATTGAAATCGCAGGACCTGGTTTCATTAACTTCTACATGGATAATGGCTACTTAACAGACTTAATCCCAACAATCGTTAACGCTGGCGAAGCTTACGGTGAAACGAATACTGGTAAAGGTGAAAAAGTACAAATTGAGTTCGTATCTGCGAACCCAACAGGTGACCTTCACTTAGGACATGCACGTGGTGCAGCAGTAGGTGACACTTTATGTAACGTATTAGCAAAAGCAGGGTATGATGTATCTCGTGAGTACTACATTAATGACGCTGGTAACCAAATTCATAACTTAGCTCTTTCTGTTGAAGCTCGTTACATGCAAGCTTTAGGTCTAGAGAAAGAAATGCCAGAAGACGGATACCATGGTGCGGACATCATTGGAATCGGCAAGCTTTTAGCAGAAGAATTGGGTGATCGTTATGCAAAAGCTGATGCAGAAGAAAGCTATGAGTTCTATCGTTCATACGGTTTAAAATATGAGTTAGCAAAACTTCAAAAAGACTTAGAAAGCTTCCGTGTTAAATTCGATGTATGGTTCTCAGAAACATCATTATACAAAAACGGAAAAATCGATGCTGCACTTGCAGTATTAAAAGAGCGTGACGAGATCTTTGAAGAAGGCGGTGCAACTTGGTTCCGTTCTATGACTTACGGTGACGACAAAAACCGTGTATTAATTAAAAATGATGGTTCTTACACATACTTAACGCCAGATATCGCTTACCACCGTGATAAATTAGAGCGTGGTTTCGATAAGTTAATCAACATTTGGGGTGCTGACCACCACGGTTACATTCCTCGTATGAAAGCTGCTATTCAAGCACTTGGTTACGATAAAGAAACACTTGAAGTGGAAATCATCCAAATGGTACAACTGTACCAAAATGGTGAAAAAATGAAGATGAGTAAGCGTACAGGTAAAGCAGTTACACTTCGTGAGCTTATGGAAGAAGTAGGCGTGGACGCAATGCGTTACTTCTTCGCAATGCGTAGCGGTGATTCTCATTTAGATTTCGATATGGACTTAGCTGTATCAAAATCGAATGAAAACCCAGTATACTATGCACAATATGCTCATGCTCGTGTATGCAGTATCCTTCGTCAAGGTGAAGAGTTAGGATTAGCTACAGGCGGAGACGTGAACTACAAACTTGTTACTTCTGAGAAAGAAGTAGAGTTATTGAAAAAACTTGGTGAATTCCCAGCTGTAGTTGCGGATGCAGCGCAAAAGCGTCTGCCACACCGCATTACAAGCTATGCATTTGAATTAGCAGCAGCATTACACAGCTTCTATAATGCAGAAAAAGTATTAAACCAAGATAACTTAGAATTAAGTAAAGCTCGCTATGAGTTAATGAAAGCAGTACGCACTACACTTCAAAATGCATTAGCAATCGTAGGAGTATCTGCACCAGAAAAAATGTAA
- a CDS encoding DUF1934 domain-containing protein, protein MEKQLAGLPVHVHFVTEIREGARKETVAFEADGQYYVKGQGTYVTFQEPNEQGEVKTIIKIQGEQVLIMRSGAVSMRQTHVKGEWTTGTYTSELGTFALQTKTDNVLFKWSDEKKKGQLFLTYVLLLSEQEAGRYTITLNLKEAK, encoded by the coding sequence GTGGAGAAACAACTTGCAGGCTTGCCGGTACACGTTCATTTCGTAACAGAAATCCGTGAAGGGGCGAGGAAAGAAACCGTTGCTTTTGAAGCAGATGGTCAATACTATGTAAAAGGTCAAGGTACATATGTAACATTCCAAGAGCCGAACGAACAGGGCGAAGTGAAAACAATTATTAAAATTCAAGGTGAACAAGTTCTCATTATGCGTTCAGGTGCTGTTTCAATGCGTCAAACGCATGTGAAAGGTGAATGGACAACTGGTACGTATACGAGTGAACTTGGTACGTTTGCATTGCAAACGAAAACTGATAACGTTCTTTTTAAATGGTCGGATGAAAAGAAAAAAGGACAGCTCTTCTTAACGTACGTATTGCTTCTAAGTGAACAAGAAGCTGGCAGATATACAATTACACTTAATTTGAAGGAGGCAAAATAA
- a CDS encoding S66 family peptidase, whose amino-acid sequence MLPTKLKKGDEIRVISPSCSLSIVSNTNQALAIKRLTDMGFQVTFSTYADEIDRFASSSISSRVQDLHDAFRDPNVKAVLTTLGGYNSNGLLKHLDYDLIRENPKFFCGYSDITALNNAIYTKTELVTYSGPHFSSFGMEKGLEYTTNYFLKCLTSNEPIEVLPSETWSDDSWYIDQENRKFIKNEGYVSIHEGEATGEIIGGNMSTLNLLQGTPYMPNLQDKILFLEEDNLTGKATLNTFDRYLHSLMQLPNFEHVKGIVIGRMQKGTECTIEDIQEMIASKPELAHIPIIANASFGHTTPIFTFPIGGRAKIISNKEKTSITILTH is encoded by the coding sequence GTGCTGCCAACAAAATTGAAAAAAGGTGATGAAATTAGAGTTATTTCACCCTCTTGTAGTTTAAGTATTGTCTCAAATACGAACCAAGCGCTTGCTATAAAAAGATTAACCGACATGGGCTTTCAAGTTACATTCTCAACATATGCTGATGAGATAGATCGATTTGCTTCCTCTTCTATTTCTTCACGTGTTCAAGATCTTCATGATGCATTTAGAGACCCTAATGTAAAAGCCGTTTTGACAACACTTGGTGGATACAACTCTAATGGTTTATTGAAACATCTCGATTACGATTTAATTCGAGAAAACCCGAAGTTTTTCTGTGGCTATTCTGATATTACCGCTTTAAATAATGCAATTTACACAAAAACAGAACTTGTTACATATTCAGGCCCCCATTTCTCTTCATTTGGAATGGAGAAAGGGCTCGAGTATACGACTAATTACTTTTTAAAATGCTTAACTTCTAATGAGCCTATTGAAGTCCTACCATCTGAAACATGGAGCGATGATTCTTGGTACATCGATCAGGAAAATCGAAAATTTATTAAAAATGAAGGTTATGTTTCGATTCATGAAGGCGAAGCAACTGGAGAGATTATCGGTGGTAATATGAGCACATTGAATTTACTACAAGGTACACCATATATGCCAAACTTACAGGATAAAATATTATTCCTTGAAGAGGATAATTTAACTGGAAAAGCTACCCTTAACACTTTTGATCGTTATTTACATTCTCTTATGCAGCTACCTAACTTTGAACATGTAAAAGGCATTGTTATAGGAAGAATGCAAAAAGGAACAGAATGTACGATAGAAGACATTCAAGAAATGATTGCTTCAAAGCCTGAACTTGCACATATCCCTATCATTGCAAACGCAAGTTTCGGGCATACAACCCCGATTTTCACTTTCCCCATTGGTGGACGTGCAAAAATCATTTCTAATAAAGAAAAGACATCTATCACTATTTTAACTCACTAA